The DNA segment TTTGCCCTCGAATTCGAAGCAATGTGCCTCCAACAAATCGGGTGTGTTGAGTCCAATCGAGCCCAATACCAAGGCGATTAATTGCTCGGGAGCCAAAGTCGCTTCGGCCAAGACTATTGGAACCGGTGGTACCAGATTGATGCCGTTCTTAAAACAGTGCAGAGACGAAACTATTGCGACCGTGGAAACCAAAAACgagaacaaaaattgaCATTATACAGTTTATAAACACCTCCCTTTTCTCTTCGTTGATGTAGAAGCTCCTCAACTCGGAGCTTTTCTGTTGTTCTTCTCAATcataattatatatatatgcatatatatacgtatgTGCTGTGTGGAACATACTGCCTTTCATCagtttctttatatatataaacaagGTGTGTCAGAAAGATGCTATAAACAACTTTTTTATGTGAACTTCGGCGTACTTTGAAAATCAACCTTCCCATTTTGAGAGACCGTCGCAATAAACAATGAGGGCCTGTTGGCAAGGTTAATGATTTTAGAATTAACATCATTAAcaattgtttcttttaaatCGACATGGTTTTCACTTCCACTGGCCTTTTTGACGTGACCCTTGCGAGTTAGTTTAGTTAGAATATTATCTTCAGatgttttcatttcatgAGTTTGAATCAAGATTGTTCTTGGACCCTTCACCTTCATGAAGTACGAGTCGATACCGTAAATGTATCGTTTTTCATATTGGTTTCGGAACCAACAGCCCattcttttgagaaatCGAACAGTGTGTCCATAAGCGGATTTTATCGTTTGGTTCTTGATGAACTTAAGTACTACCTTTTCATTACTTTTATCTCCTATGTACGCGGCATCTATGTGTAACTCTTGCCGCTCCACCGAATTCGCAATGTCTAATTGACTTTGGCCGTTGATTGCCAAAAGGTTTCTAGAATTGACCAGTATGTTGTCACTCTCGTCAATCAACTCAATTGAATAAACCGATCCGCCTCCACATACCAACACGTTTCCTCTCccattcaaaatttgaaatttccGTGGAAGTCGTGACTTTGCTTGGCTGGAAGTCCATGACCTTGGCGTGGGAATGATAGGCGATTTGATTTCCAGACTGGAGTTTTGTTCAAATGCGATTATTGCATCTTTGCCAAAAACATTCCAATCCTTTGTCCCGGTTAAGTTCAGTACAGACAAACTTCTCGAAGAATCGAAAGATCTTCTCCAAGCTTGAAAGTTTGGAGCAGCCAGAATTTCCAAACTGGATGATCCAATAATTCTGTGAAACAACGAAGATTTGAATGAACGGAATTTAATCAAGTTTGACCAAAAATTGAGCCATTTATAGGAAAGGGAGAGATGGTTCAAATTGTGGATGGACACTAAACAATCCTTTTTGATACAAATGGGAATATCCGGTTGCACAGTTATGGATGCAATTTTACCATTGTCATCTACCAACTTGAAATTGGAAGTGGCAATATCCTTGCTTAGCTCCTCAAT comes from the Saccharomyces mikatae IFO 1815 strain IFO1815 genome assembly, chromosome: 10 genome and includes:
- the AIM24 gene encoding Aim24p (similar to Saccharomyces cerevisiae AIM24 (YJR080C); ancestral locus Anc_7.446), whose product is MISSRVNTRVWQRSISLLSPQAAKIDSNIVAREKTYIEELSKDIATSNFKLVDDNGKIASITVQPDIPICIKKDCLVSIHNLNHLSLSYKWLNFWSNLIKFRSFKSSLFHRIIGSSSLEILAAPNFQAWRRSFDSSRSLSVLNLTGTKDWNVFGKDAIIAFEQNSSLEIKSPIIPTPRSWTSSQAKSRLPRKFQILNGRGNVLVCGGGSVYSIELIDESDNILVNSRNLLAINGQSQLDIANSVERQELHIDAAYIGDKSNEKVVLKFIKNQTIKSAYGHTVRFLKRMGCWFRNQYEKRYIYGIDSYFMKVKGPRTILIQTHEMKTSEDNILTKLTRKGHVKKASGSENHVDLKETIVNDVNSKIINLANRPSLFIATVSQNGKVDFQSTPKFT